One genomic segment of Pseudomonas fortuita includes these proteins:
- a CDS encoding LysR substrate-binding domain-containing protein, translated as MSTARLRTFLAVARHASFSAGARAIGLSQPTATNQIQGLEREFDVELFHRRGRRIELTAVGRALLPIAQQMSMLEAEATSLLRDSGQLNRGELKIGAVGPFHVIEMVDRYRQAYPQIDVSIRVGNSASVLADLQGYVTDIGVLAGLHHDPAFVAQRYARHPVILFARADHPFARHDQVPLQALQGQPLLRREQGSTTRLALDNALEAAQVTPRIAMEIGSREALREAVIRGIGIGAVSEAEYIADPRLKVIRIAHDPVYTETYLYCLADRQCSQVIASFQRCLQAWHG; from the coding sequence ATGTCTACCGCTCGCCTGCGCACCTTTCTTGCCGTGGCCCGGCACGCCAGCTTCAGCGCTGGGGCCAGGGCCATCGGCCTCAGCCAGCCGACCGCGACCAACCAGATCCAGGGGCTGGAACGCGAATTTGATGTCGAGTTGTTCCACCGCCGCGGTCGGCGCATCGAGCTGACCGCAGTTGGCCGTGCCTTGCTGCCCATTGCCCAGCAGATGTCGATGCTCGAAGCCGAGGCGACCAGCCTGCTGCGCGACAGTGGCCAGCTCAACCGGGGTGAGCTGAAGATCGGTGCAGTGGGGCCGTTTCATGTGATCGAAATGGTCGACCGCTACCGGCAGGCGTACCCACAGATCGACGTGTCCATCCGCGTGGGCAACTCTGCGTCAGTGCTGGCCGACCTGCAGGGCTATGTGACCGATATCGGTGTGTTGGCGGGGCTGCACCATGACCCGGCGTTTGTCGCACAACGTTATGCCAGGCACCCGGTCATCCTGTTCGCCCGCGCCGATCACCCCTTCGCCCGCCACGATCAGGTGCCGCTGCAAGCGCTGCAGGGGCAGCCGTTGCTGCGCCGTGAGCAGGGTTCGACTACGCGGCTGGCGCTGGACAACGCGCTGGAAGCGGCGCAGGTAACACCGCGCATCGCCATGGAAATCGGCAGCCGCGAGGCGCTGCGCGAGGCGGTGATCCGTGGCATCGGCATTGGTGCGGTGTCCGAGGCGGAATACATTGCCGACCCGCGCTTGAAGGTGATCCGCATTGCGCACGACCCGGTGTACACAGAGACTTACCTGTATTGCCTGGCGGATCGGCAGTGCAGCCAGGTCATTGCGTCGTTTCAGCGTTGCCTGCAAGCCTGGCACGGCTAA
- the psrA gene encoding iron-containing alcohol dehydrogenase PsrA: protein MPACFHNPVTTIFGGGSLDQIAQHCPGKVALVTFPEAEQLGLVARVRSLLGERLVCVIDKVQPNPDVAWLRGVHEAFWARHGDCDTVLALGGGSAIDTAKALIVGTASGHFDELLELLASGKPFTPARHKTLVAAPTTAGTGSEVTPWATLWDAGQQKKYSLHLTCTWPSVALIDPELMLSVPAGVTVSTGLDALSHALESIWNHNANPLSDTFALSAIDDILDCLPRLQQDLGNRELRARMALAALKAGLAFSNTKTALAHSISYEMTLRHGLPHGIACSFTLPLVLGLAWGRDAERDQTLQKAFGRDLAAAQQRLRAFLHQLGVRTEFADYGVTAAEAEAMIDAAMQGARGRNFIGAQAAGHFAFFL from the coding sequence ATGCCTGCCTGCTTCCACAACCCGGTCACCACCATTTTTGGCGGTGGCAGCCTGGATCAGATCGCCCAACACTGCCCCGGCAAGGTCGCCCTGGTCACCTTCCCCGAGGCCGAACAGCTCGGACTGGTCGCGCGGGTACGCAGCCTGCTGGGCGAGCGACTGGTGTGTGTGATCGACAAGGTGCAACCCAACCCGGATGTCGCCTGGCTGCGGGGTGTGCACGAAGCGTTCTGGGCACGGCACGGCGACTGCGATACGGTGCTGGCGCTGGGCGGAGGCAGCGCCATCGATACCGCAAAGGCGCTGATCGTCGGTACCGCTTCTGGCCACTTCGATGAACTGCTCGAGCTGCTGGCCAGCGGCAAACCGTTCACCCCGGCGCGACACAAGACCCTGGTAGCAGCACCCACCACCGCTGGCACCGGCAGCGAGGTGACGCCATGGGCCACCTTGTGGGACGCCGGCCAGCAGAAGAAGTACTCGCTGCACCTGACCTGTACATGGCCCAGCGTGGCGCTGATCGACCCGGAACTGATGCTCAGCGTCCCGGCCGGGGTGACGGTATCCACCGGGCTGGATGCCTTGTCCCACGCGCTGGAATCGATCTGGAACCACAACGCCAATCCGCTTTCCGACACCTTCGCCCTGTCGGCCATCGACGATATTCTCGACTGCCTGCCACGCCTGCAGCAGGACCTGGGCAACCGCGAGCTGCGGGCACGCATGGCGTTGGCTGCACTGAAGGCCGGGCTGGCCTTTTCCAACACCAAGACCGCTTTGGCTCACTCCATTTCCTACGAAATGACCTTGCGCCATGGCCTGCCCCACGGCATCGCCTGCTCCTTCACCCTGCCGTTGGTGCTGGGCCTGGCCTGGGGCCGTGATGCAGAGCGTGACCAGACCTTGCAGAAGGCCTTCGGCCGCGACCTGGCAGCGGCCCAACAGCGCTTGCGAGCATTTCTCCATCAGCTGGGCGTGCGCACTGAATTTGCAGACTATGGCGTGACAGCCGCCGAGGCCGAGGCGATGATCGACGCCGCAATGCAGGGCGCCCGCGGGCGCAATTTCATCGGCGCGCAAGCCGCCGGACATTTCGCGTTTTTCCTGTAG
- the phnD gene encoding phosphonate ABC transporter substrate-binding protein: MTPFPKLLRCARLALLPLLLAPAVQAQQVLTVGLIPSEDSQAMIKSSQQVLDQLQARLGMPVKPFVATDYNGVIEALRAGKLDVAYLGPFSYVLANQVAGAEAFAVAVTKKTASSAYHSLIIARRDSGIRTLDDLKGHTFAFVDPSSASGHLFPKAGLEHAGHDPKTLFSRVIFSGSHDASILAVANRKVDAAAVADRILAGAVNNGQVQQQDFQVVWTSPDIPESPMVWRNNLDPELQAKLRTAFAGIKDVPWGDQGMLNGFQPTTDEAYNVVRDTAKVLDLDLRSLK, translated from the coding sequence ATGACGCCCTTCCCGAAACTGTTGCGCTGTGCCCGCCTCGCCCTGCTGCCACTGCTGCTCGCCCCCGCCGTGCAGGCGCAGCAGGTGCTGACCGTCGGCCTGATCCCGTCGGAAGACTCCCAGGCCATGATCAAGAGCAGCCAGCAGGTGCTCGACCAGTTGCAGGCGCGCCTGGGCATGCCGGTCAAGCCATTCGTCGCGACTGACTACAACGGGGTGATCGAAGCCCTGCGCGCCGGCAAGCTGGACGTCGCCTATCTCGGCCCGTTTTCCTACGTACTGGCCAACCAGGTCGCGGGGGCCGAAGCCTTTGCCGTGGCGGTGACCAAAAAGACCGCCAGCAGCGCCTACCACAGCCTGATCATCGCCCGCCGGGACAGCGGCATTCGTACGCTCGACGACCTCAAGGGCCACACCTTCGCCTTCGTCGACCCCAGCTCGGCCTCCGGCCACCTGTTCCCCAAGGCCGGCCTGGAGCACGCTGGCCATGATCCGAAAACCCTGTTCTCACGGGTGATCTTCTCCGGCTCGCACGATGCCAGCATTCTCGCCGTGGCAAACCGCAAAGTTGATGCGGCGGCCGTGGCCGACCGTATCCTGGCCGGGGCTGTGAACAACGGGCAGGTTCAGCAACAGGACTTCCAGGTGGTGTGGACCTCACCGGACATTCCCGAGTCACCGATGGTCTGGCGCAACAACCTCGACCCCGAACTGCAGGCCAAACTGCGCACCGCCTTTGCCGGGATCAAGGACGTGCCATGGGGCGACCAAGGCATGCTCAATGGCTTCCAGCCGACCACTGACGAGGCCTACAACGTGGTTCGTGACACCGCCAAAGTGCTCGACCTCGACCTGCGGAGCCTGAAATGA
- a CDS encoding APC family permease encodes MHTTTSTAHSPAHDTAAHPGANTGRFRKSMGLTALVLFGLAYMVPLAVFTTYGLVTQMTKGHLPTAYLLTLAAMLLTAYSYGRMVQAHPYSGSVYTYTRKAFGSHIGFITGWTLLLDYIFLPLLSYLLIGIYMSEYFPAIHAWVWVAGSIALVTFLNLIGIESITRVNWILVVMQLVFIIVFVALSILKLSGQAEPVSLLAPFHHEGFSAPLIMTGAAVLCLSFLGFDAVSTMAEETTNPTYRIPVAILAVSLIGGLLFLVVSYCAQMVFPDWGSFVDPDSASVDVMRRVGGELLVTAFTATYVAGCFASAMVSQASVSRVLFAMGRDGALPRAFGQLMTKKRVPATAILVVSLLSLIALVITLDTVANMISFGALFAFSAVNLAVVKHYLVDQKLRGGRNYLLYGAIPGLGFLSTLWLWSSLTSLSFTIGLCWMGMGLVVLMGLTRAFRVKLPELQMAE; translated from the coding sequence ATGCATACAACAACAAGTACAGCCCATAGCCCCGCCCATGACACCGCCGCGCACCCCGGCGCCAATACCGGCCGTTTCCGCAAGTCCATGGGGCTGACTGCCCTGGTACTGTTCGGCCTGGCCTACATGGTGCCCCTGGCCGTATTCACCACGTACGGGCTGGTCACCCAGATGACCAAAGGGCACCTGCCCACCGCCTACCTGCTCACCCTTGCCGCCATGCTGCTGACCGCCTACAGCTATGGCCGCATGGTCCAGGCCCACCCCTACTCCGGCTCGGTCTACACCTACACGCGCAAGGCCTTCGGCAGCCATATCGGCTTCATTACCGGCTGGACACTGCTGCTCGACTATATATTCCTGCCGCTGCTCAGCTACCTGCTGATCGGCATCTACATGTCAGAGTACTTTCCGGCCATTCACGCCTGGGTGTGGGTGGCAGGCTCCATTGCCCTGGTCACTTTCCTCAACCTGATCGGCATCGAGTCCATCACCCGGGTGAACTGGATCCTGGTGGTCATGCAACTGGTGTTCATCATTGTGTTTGTCGCCCTGTCCATTCTGAAGCTCAGCGGACAGGCGGAGCCGGTATCGCTGCTGGCGCCCTTCCACCACGAAGGCTTCAGCGCGCCGCTGATCATGACCGGCGCCGCGGTGCTGTGCCTGTCTTTCCTGGGGTTCGACGCCGTCTCGACCATGGCCGAAGAAACGACCAACCCGACCTACCGCATACCGGTGGCGATCCTGGCCGTTTCGCTGATCGGTGGCTTGCTGTTCCTGGTGGTGTCGTACTGCGCGCAGATGGTGTTCCCAGACTGGGGCAGCTTCGTTGACCCGGATTCGGCCTCTGTGGATGTGATGCGCCGTGTCGGCGGCGAACTGCTGGTAACCGCTTTCACTGCCACCTACGTGGCCGGCTGCTTCGCCTCGGCCATGGTGTCCCAGGCCAGCGTGTCACGCGTGCTGTTCGCCATGGGCCGCGACGGCGCATTGCCGCGGGCGTTCGGCCAACTGATGACGAAAAAGCGCGTGCCGGCCACCGCCATCCTGGTGGTCAGCCTGCTGTCGCTGATCGCCTTGGTGATCACCCTCGACACCGTGGCCAACATGATCAGCTTTGGCGCGCTGTTCGCCTTCTCGGCGGTGAACCTGGCGGTGGTCAAGCACTATCTGGTCGACCAGAAACTGCGCGGTGGCCGCAACTACCTGCTATATGGTGCCATTCCTGGTCTGGGCTTTCTCAGCACGCTGTGGCTGTGGAGCAGCCTGACCAGCCTGTCGTTCACTATCGGCCTGTGCTGGATGGGCATGGGCCTGGTGGTGCTGATGGGGCTGACTCGCGCGTTCCGGGTGAAGCTGCCGGAGTTGCAGATGGCGGAGTGA
- a CDS encoding aldehyde dehydrogenase (NADP(+)), producing MSIEHRLNHIAGQLSGNGDVLLNSVDARTGEPLPYAFHQATGDEVEAAVQAAEAAYPAYRSTSPAQRSAFLDAIANELDALGDDFIQHVMRETALPEARIHGERSRTSNQLRLFAEVVRRGDFYAARIDRALPQRTPLPRPDLRQYRIGVGPVAVFGASNFPLAFSTAGGDTASALAAGCPVVFKAHSGHMLTAAHVAAAIDRAVASSGVPAGVFNLIYGAGVGEALVKHPAIQAVGFTGSLRGGRALCDMAAARPQPIPVFAEMSSINPVIVLPQALQARGEQIAGELAASVVMGCGQFCTNPGLVVGIRSPQFEHFVQTLAARMADQGPQTMLNAGTLRSYQNGVQHLLAHPGIQHLAGQPHTGNQAQPQLFKADVSLLLNGDPLLQEEVFGPTTVVVEVADAKQLAEALNHLQGQLTATLIAEPDDLAAYASLVPLLERKAGRLLLNGYPTGVEVSDAMVHGGPYPATSDARGTSVGTLAVDRFLRPVCFQNYPDALLPDALKNGNPLGIARLLDGVDSRDAV from the coding sequence ATGTCCATCGAACATCGCCTGAACCATATCGCCGGCCAACTCAGCGGCAACGGTGACGTACTGCTGAACAGCGTCGACGCCCGCACCGGTGAGCCGCTGCCATACGCCTTCCACCAGGCGACCGGCGACGAAGTAGAGGCCGCCGTGCAGGCCGCCGAGGCCGCCTACCCGGCTTACCGCAGCACCAGCCCGGCCCAGCGTTCCGCCTTCCTCGACGCCATTGCCAACGAGCTGGACGCACTGGGTGACGATTTCATCCAGCATGTGATGCGCGAAACCGCGCTGCCCGAAGCCCGCATCCATGGCGAACGCAGCCGCACCAGCAACCAACTGCGGCTGTTTGCCGAGGTGGTTCGCCGTGGCGATTTCTACGCCGCACGCATCGACCGTGCCCTGCCCCAGCGTACCCCGCTGCCGCGCCCGGACTTGCGCCAGTACCGAATCGGCGTGGGCCCGGTGGCCGTGTTCGGCGCTAGCAACTTCCCGCTGGCGTTCTCCACCGCTGGCGGTGACACCGCCTCGGCGCTGGCCGCTGGCTGCCCGGTGGTATTCAAGGCACACAGCGGGCACATGCTCACTGCCGCCCATGTGGCTGCCGCCATTGACCGCGCAGTAGCCAGCAGCGGCGTGCCGGCAGGCGTGTTCAACCTGATCTACGGTGCCGGTGTGGGCGAGGCGCTGGTCAAGCACCCGGCCATTCAGGCGGTCGGTTTTACCGGCTCGCTGCGCGGTGGCCGCGCCCTGTGCGACATGGCGGCAGCACGCCCGCAGCCAATTCCGGTGTTTGCCGAAATGAGCAGCATCAACCCGGTGATCGTACTGCCCCAGGCGCTGCAAGCCCGTGGCGAGCAAATAGCCGGCGAACTGGCCGCCTCGGTGGTGATGGGCTGCGGGCAGTTCTGCACCAACCCAGGCCTGGTGGTGGGCATCCGGTCGCCGCAGTTCGAGCATTTCGTGCAAACGCTGGCTGCACGCATGGCCGACCAAGGCCCGCAGACCATGCTCAACGCCGGCACCCTGCGCAGCTACCAGAACGGTGTACAGCACCTGCTGGCGCACCCGGGTATCCAGCACCTGGCCGGGCAGCCACACACCGGCAACCAGGCCCAGCCGCAGCTGTTCAAGGCAGACGTAAGCCTGCTGCTGAACGGCGACCCGCTGCTGCAGGAAGAAGTGTTCGGCCCCACCACCGTAGTGGTGGAGGTCGCCGATGCCAAGCAACTGGCCGAAGCGCTGAACCACCTGCAGGGCCAGCTGACCGCCACCCTGATTGCCGAGCCTGACGACCTGGCGGCCTATGCCTCGCTGGTGCCGCTGCTGGAGCGCAAGGCCGGGCGCCTGCTGCTCAACGGCTACCCGACCGGGGTGGAGGTGTCGGATGCGATGGTGCATGGCGGGCCTTACCCGGCCACCTCCGACGCACGCGGCACCTCGGTCGGTACCTTGGCCGTCGACCGCTTCCTGCGCCCGGTGTGCTTCCAGAACTACCCCGATGCACTGCTGCCGGATGCGTTGAAAAACGGTAACCCGCTGGGGATTGCGCGGTTGCTCGATGGCGTGGACAGCCGCGACGCGGTGTGA
- the phnE gene encoding phosphonate ABC transporter, permease protein PhnE, translating into MNTQSHQWLVNTPTRARGWLGTGALLVAIVLVLQWSAEGAQLSWGELANGLPQIGDFLGRSLPPDLSIMPSLWRPALETLQIALWGTLLGIVLAVPLGFLAARNLHGNRWLYQGTRQLLNVIRSINELILALVFVSAVGLGPFPGVLALALHGVGMLGKFFAESIEEIDQGPIEALQATGARPLQVIAFGVLPQVITAWIAVVLYRFEVNLRSATVLGMVGAGGLGFELVSSLKLFKYQETATCILVITLMVVLADLLSNRLRHAIQGNARH; encoded by the coding sequence ATGAACACGCAGAGCCATCAATGGCTGGTCAACACACCCACTCGCGCCCGTGGCTGGCTGGGCACTGGCGCGCTGTTAGTGGCGATCGTCCTGGTGCTGCAGTGGAGCGCTGAAGGGGCACAGCTAAGCTGGGGCGAGCTGGCCAACGGGCTGCCACAGATCGGGGATTTCCTTGGCCGCTCGCTGCCGCCAGACCTGAGCATAATGCCCAGTCTGTGGCGCCCGGCCCTGGAAACCCTGCAGATCGCGCTGTGGGGCACCCTGCTGGGGATCGTGCTCGCCGTGCCGCTGGGCTTTCTGGCCGCGCGTAACCTGCATGGCAACCGCTGGCTGTACCAGGGCACCCGGCAGCTGCTGAACGTGATTCGCAGCATCAACGAGCTGATCCTGGCCCTGGTGTTTGTCTCGGCGGTAGGCCTGGGGCCCTTTCCTGGCGTGCTGGCCCTGGCGCTGCATGGTGTGGGCATGCTCGGCAAGTTCTTTGCCGAAAGCATCGAGGAAATCGACCAAGGGCCCATTGAAGCGCTACAGGCCACCGGTGCGCGGCCACTGCAGGTGATCGCCTTTGGCGTGCTGCCGCAAGTGATCACCGCCTGGATCGCCGTGGTGCTGTATCGCTTCGAGGTGAACCTGCGTTCGGCTACGGTGCTGGGCATGGTCGGTGCCGGTGGCCTGGGCTTCGAACTGGTCAGCAGCCTGAAGCTGTTCAAGTACCAGGAAACCGCCACTTGCATCTTGGTCATCACCCTGATGGTGGTGCTCGCCGATCTGCTCTCCAACCGCCTGCGGCACGCCATTCAGGGCAACGCCCGCCACTGA
- a CDS encoding helix-turn-helix transcriptional regulator has product MTNQLLSEQWFEHLAKVTEAIGRPGFAANLFAALGVIRPIQATTVYLYPHDGMPCALFEQDDKAPWQPEGNVSRYLSGFYLLDPFYGACVEQVASGCYGLFEVAPDHFEVSEYYQSFYRHSHLEDELNYILQVAPGQSLAVSLAFTDKLDAHTRELFGRITPWVLAVLSKHFAGLDSRTGRFENILEQRIHAALNNFGSSLLTERECRIAQLILRGHSTRSLAERLGVSEDTIKSHRKNVYAKLDIGTQSELFSLFIDALANAQGVLGKDPLESYMGKLR; this is encoded by the coding sequence GTGACTAATCAATTGCTTTCAGAACAGTGGTTCGAGCACCTGGCCAAGGTCACCGAGGCAATCGGCCGGCCGGGCTTTGCCGCCAACCTGTTTGCCGCACTTGGCGTGATCCGGCCGATCCAGGCGACCACGGTGTACCTGTACCCGCACGACGGCATGCCTTGTGCGCTGTTCGAGCAGGACGACAAGGCACCCTGGCAGCCCGAGGGCAATGTCAGCCGCTACTTGTCTGGCTTTTACTTGCTCGACCCGTTCTACGGTGCCTGTGTGGAACAGGTAGCGTCGGGGTGCTATGGGTTGTTCGAAGTGGCACCCGACCATTTCGAGGTCAGCGAGTACTACCAGTCGTTCTACCGCCACTCGCACCTGGAGGATGAGCTCAACTACATCTTGCAGGTCGCGCCGGGGCAGAGCCTGGCGGTGTCGCTGGCGTTTACCGACAAGCTGGATGCGCACACCCGCGAGCTGTTCGGGCGTATCACGCCCTGGGTGCTGGCGGTGCTGAGCAAGCACTTCGCCGGCCTGGACAGCCGTACCGGGCGCTTCGAGAACATCCTCGAACAACGCATCCACGCCGCGCTGAACAACTTCGGCAGCTCGCTGCTGACCGAGCGTGAGTGCCGTATCGCCCAGCTGATCCTGCGTGGCCACTCGACCAGGTCGCTGGCCGAGCGCCTGGGGGTGTCGGAAGACACCATCAAGTCGCACCGCAAGAACGTCTACGCCAAGCTCGACATCGGCACCCAGTCCGAGCTGTTCTCCCTGTTCATCGACGCGCTGGCCAATGCCCAGGGCGTGCTGGGCAAGGACCCGCTGGAAAGCTACATGGGCAAGCTGCGCTGA
- the phnC gene encoding phosphonate ABC transporter ATP-binding protein, giving the protein MIRIRQLTKGYADNPVLRGIDLDVQAGEFVVILGQSGAGKSTLLRCMNRLAQADTGELQVAGVNAMRAADQRALRRQVAMIFQHHNVVPRLSVLKNVLTGRLGHCSTLASLLQLFRRDDVTLALDCLRRVELEHKAGSRTDALSGGQMQRVGIARALAQRPQVILADEPVASLDPNTAHVVMQYLRETSRTLGITVVCNLHQVELARAFADRIVGLANGRLVFDGQPGQLDEAALQHIYHTPSANESAQAMAAPRPMLATGTGASA; this is encoded by the coding sequence ATGATCCGCATCCGCCAGCTGACCAAGGGCTACGCCGACAACCCGGTACTGCGCGGCATCGATCTGGATGTTCAGGCCGGTGAATTCGTGGTGATCCTCGGCCAGTCCGGCGCCGGCAAGTCGACCCTGCTGCGCTGCATGAACCGGCTGGCCCAGGCCGACACCGGGGAGCTGCAAGTGGCCGGGGTAAACGCCATGCGTGCAGCCGACCAACGCGCGCTGCGCCGGCAGGTCGCGATGATCTTCCAGCATCACAACGTGGTGCCGCGGCTGTCGGTGCTCAAGAACGTGCTGACCGGCCGTCTTGGCCACTGCAGCACCCTCGCCTCGCTGTTGCAGCTGTTCCGCCGTGACGACGTGACACTGGCCCTTGATTGCCTGCGCCGGGTCGAGCTTGAGCACAAGGCCGGGTCGCGCACCGATGCGCTGTCTGGCGGGCAGATGCAGCGGGTGGGTATCGCCCGTGCGCTCGCCCAGCGACCACAGGTGATTTTGGCCGACGAACCGGTGGCCAGCCTCGACCCGAACACCGCACATGTGGTGATGCAGTACCTGCGCGAAACCAGCCGCACGCTCGGCATTACCGTGGTGTGCAACCTGCACCAGGTGGAACTGGCGCGGGCATTCGCCGACCGCATCGTCGGCCTGGCCAACGGGCGCCTGGTATTCGACGGCCAACCCGGTCAGTTGGACGAAGCCGCACTGCAGCACATCTATCACACCCCATCAGCCAATGAGTCTGCGCAGGCAATGGCTGCACCACGGCCAATGCTGGCCACGGGCACAGGAGCCTCGGCATGA